The genomic region CCTTCACGGAGCAATCCTGTTGGTGCACCAGATATATCTTCTTTCCATTTCGATCAAGATGCATTGCTTCTTCCTTATACGATGGATCTACATATTTTTTCAATTGTTTGTATGTCGATTCAGAAATCCCGATCTGTTGTCCCTGCGGTCTTTTTCCTTGTTGCACGCCTTCGTTTTGTTCTGTCTTATCTGCATTTGCCACACGCACCATCGGATATTCTATGATTTTTGCCTGATAACCGTTCTTTATCCTATCAAAAATCGCATCATCTCCATCATCTGCAATACAGACAAAATCATACGGATACAGACTTTCCGGCTTCTCTGCAATCGTTACCGAAACTACCTGAAACAGAAAGTAAAACACTGCGCATACGTTCAATATTGTAAGTGCCAGCACATACCTTGCAGTTGTCTTTGATTTATAATACAAATGATTCCGGTTCAGCATCTGTGGCAGATATGCCGGTGTCTTTTTTGCACGTCTCAAATATCCGGCTCCTACAAAACGAATCAGTAAAAATATACCTGCAAAGAATGCAAAGAGCAGATACATACTTTCATGATTTCTCAACTGCCGGTATTCGAATATAGCGATCATACAGATTATGATTCCGGCTGTTATGAATAACTTTGTCCTCCTCTGCGGCATAGGTTCTTTTGCAATGTTTCTGATCGATGCCCTGACCAGATTGAAATCCGATACGATATCCCTGGTCGCCATCAATGCAATTATATACACTGCCAACACCACCAACGTACCTTTCACATAAGTAAGCCACGTCACCTTTGACAGAACAATTCCTTTTGCCAGCATTGAGAAAATCACTTTCCGGAACAGAAACATGATCATATTTCCCAATAGACCGCCGGCAATCAGCGAACACAAAAAAGCGACTGCGATCTCTATCCCAATAATCGTATACAACGCTTTTTTTCGAATTCCCAGCGTCACGAATACACTGTAATTCTGCGTCCATTTTTTCATGTAAAATACGAGAACAAACACCATCAAAAAGATGGCACATACCGCCATCGGAAGCATTGCATTCAGCAATATCCTTCCAAGTCCTTCACCCAGCAGGAAATTCTCTGCCCGGTGAGCCTTCGCCATCATCTGATATATTCCAAGTCCTGCAAAGGAGAATGCAGAAACGATTACACCACAGAACAGCAAGAGGCCGTAATCTTTCCAGTCATATTTAAAATTGTGCCAGACCATCTGATAAAAAAGTTTGGTATAATTTCCCGGAAAATATAATCTCCTGCGTTCTTCTTCTTTTTCTTCCCGTTCCTTTTCCGCAAATATTTCTGCTGATTCCTTGGCATCTTTCCATACATCAAGCATTTTACTGATCAACACTTCTGCCATAACAAATATCATGATGATTGCAGGAATCAGAATCGTTTTTGTTGAATTATCCGCAAGCATTCCAAATCCGGATTCATTCACCACAATATATACACCTAGAACAACTAACGCAGCGATATTCAGATAATATTCCTTATGCAGCCACTGCGTCACTATATGTAATACAATCACGATCTGAAATACAATAAGCAGTATTAACTGTATCCGGATTATCGTAATATTCCCATCCCAGACAGACGCTGCCATCTCCGAAAGCGCTTTTATTCCTTTTGCTTTGATTCGGAAATATGCTGCATATATACTGTAATTTTTCCCTTTCAAAACCACCCACGGAAGCTGAATAAAAATCAAAATCATACCGTACATAATTGTCGATACAATATATCTTCTTTTCTTTGTTTCTTTCATATTCACCTGCCTCCTATCCGTAAATAGTAATCACAACCTCAAACCGATCCTCCTGGCTTTTACACTGAAACATTCCATTGTATTGTTCTACAATATCCCGGATATTTTTCATTCCATAACCATGTAACACTCCATCCTTTTTTTTTGATACAAAATTTTCATCTGTCTGTATTCCCGTATTTTTAGCCGCATTTACAATCTCGATGTATAAGAGCTGATTCTTCTTTTTCATTTTTATATGTATCCAGCGTTCTCCTTCTTTGATCTGCTCACACGCTTCCAACGCATTGTCCAAAAGATTTCCAAAAAGTGAAATGATCTCTCTGTCAGAAAACGGAAGCGTTGTGAATACTTCCGTGCTGATCTGCATCTGCGTCTTTTGCTTCTCTGCCTCCTTCTCTTTCTGGTTAAGAATCATATCCAGCATATGGTTTCCTGTCCAGATCTGGTAATTGTAATCCAACATGTCCCGGCTGAGTTCGTTCAGATATTCTTCCAATCCCTTCCAGTCCTGTTCCTGCGTATATTTCTTTAATGCAAGCAAATGATTCTTCATATCATGAACAATCTTCCGGCTCTTTAACATTTCCCTATATTGTTCTTCCATCGCCTTTACTTTCATCTGGAGCATCTTCTTATCCTGCTCTTCCAGTTCAGCTCTGTGCTGTTCTGTCTCAACGTCCCATGCTTCTGCCTGAATATCAAGAAATATCCAGATTCCTATGACAGCCAGAAACAGCATCATATAACAAAACATCGGCATAGAATAAAATTCTGCAAATCCGGTAGATGCTATAGCCATAAAGATGTAAAATGCTGCAAGATAAGTAATCCAAACAAATATATGATAATTTGTTGATTGATTCCCGTTTTTTATGCACTGGTATAATTCATACAATTCTATACTCTGAAGCAAAATCAGGAATATTAACATCAGTAAAAATATAAACGCAACTACCTGTGAATGTTTCCATTTCCACATATGCTGTTTTAAAAATGTATGATTATACATCTTGATGTAATCATTTTCCTGAAAGGTCTTAATTACATACATGTGAATCGTATTCCATTTTCTATTTATGCGCATCCACGGGAAGAAACAGTACACTTGCAATAAAATCCCCATAAAAGTATCTACTTTTCTCTTTTTTGTCCATCCATTCATTTTATCGGTCTCCATCTTATTTTCACATGAAATCTTTATAGTTATTGTACCATGCCTTTTCTTCTTCCGCCTTATAATGGCCATGAATAGCGGGTTTTCTGACCATGAAATTTTAAAAATATGGATCTACCGTGGTAATTACACACAGAAAAACCGCATGTTTTCTTTCATCCCCTGCTATACGAAGAACGGTCAGACATGTCTTGATAAACATATCTGACCGTTCTTATAATATGACCATGCATTAGTATAAAGCTGCTACCCACAGAACCTGCCACTAACAATTTCTTACAGATACTTTTCGTTCTGTATCTCTTTCATAATATTCTTTAATTCTGAAATATCGATCTCTAACATTTCTGAAATTTGCTCAATCGAAAATTTATCAGACAATTTTTCTAAGAGTTCGCTTTTTCCTCTTAATTGTCCAATTTTCTCGCCTTCTATTCTTCCCTCAGTAATTCCCTCCTGCTTTATCATTATCTGTTCTTCCCATGTCTGCATATACTTCACCTCTGTCTTTTCACTTGCTTTGATCTGACAAACTCGTCTATGCATCTCTTGAATCCGCTTACTTTTACACTTCCCTGATACTTCATCCGTACTACGTTCCATATACTTCAACAATTCTATCAATTCTGGTGACACCAGCTCGGGATGTTTGCCCCTGGTATTCAGAAGTATGATATCCAACATCGTCTTTACATTTTCCGGATCATCCATCGCTTCATCGAGCAGAAATTTATCCAGCAAGTTTAATTCTTTTAATGATTTTCTTTGGTTCATAAGCAGTTCTCCTCTCTTGTACAGATATAATACCTGCAAAGAAGAACTGTTTAGCTTTATGCATATGATAACACAGAATTTATATATATACCAGTATATACCGTTATCTTCTTTTATCAGACATGTATTTATCTGTTTTTTATGATTTTCATCTTGGATTCTTACCCGATTGTTTGGGCTTGAAATAAATGAATTGGTAAATATAGATGCGTTGCAGATATTAGAATTCATCTGCGTGTTGATAGGATAACATGCTCTATTCATGCTTTCAATATATATTTTAGAAATGCTCAATTTTTGTAAATCTTCTACAAATTATCCCCGGGCAATTTTACTCCACAGACATATATTATATTGTAGACACATATATGAAAGGAAGGTTAAAAATATGGCTCAATTTACGAACCAGGCACAACTCCGTTACGGAAATTCTGTTACTAATTCAAATATTGCCGTCGGTGAGATTCTCGAAGTATTGTCAATCTCGAAAACTGCAGTAAAAAATACCTATCATCCGGGAGGGACCGTCACCTATATTATAAGTATTATTAACTCCGGTACCGCTCCGATTACAGGACTTACACTCACAGATGACCTTGGTGCGTATGCATTTTCTACTACTTCACTGACACCGTTAACGTATCTGGATAACACGGTAAAATACTATACAAACGGAACGTTACAGGCTGCACCTGCTGTAACCGCAGGTCCTCCGCTTATCTTCTCTGGATTAACTGTTCCCGCAAATGGCAATCTGACACTGGTCTATGAAACAGCTGTAAATCAATACGCTCCTCTCACCAATGAATCATTCATTACCAACACGGTCACTGCAAGTGGAGACGGCATTACTTCTATCACCGCTAAGGAAACGGTAAATGCAGAAGCCTTGCCACTCTTAGGTATCACAAAATCTATCAGTCCGGTACCTGTTACTGAAAACGGAAGCCTGACCTACACGTTCCTGATTCAGAATGAAGGAAACGTTCCTGCAAATGAATCCACGGCCGTAATCGTTACCGATACGTTTAATCCAATACTTTCTAATCTGACTGTCACCTTTAACGGAAGCACATGGACAGAAGGTGAAGACTACACTTATGATAAAACTACCGGTACTTTTGCTACTGGTGCCGGAAAAGTTACTGTTCCTGCAGCAACATTTACCGTCAACGAGACTACCGGTGAATGGAGTTCTAATCCGGGATTCAGCACTCTGACAATTACCGGAACAGTATAACCATAAAGAAATGGCAGAAGAGACCATCCGAATAATGTCAGATGGTCTCTCCCGTTGCGATTATTTTCCGATTTAATCTTCTGTATCATATTGTTCCTCAATGATATGTTTCACCTCTGAAACATCCATATCCAATACATCTGCAATTTCCTCAATGGACATCTTATGATTCATTTTTCTGAGCAATTCTCTTTTTTCTTTTTGTCTTTCCAGCAATTTTTCTTCCCATGCCTGCATATACTTCACCTCTGTTTTTTCACTTGCTTTAATCCGACAAACTCGTCTATGCATCTTTTGAATCCGTTCACTTTTGCACTGTTCTGACACTTCATCTGTACTGTGTTCCATATATTTCAAAAGTTCTATCAGTTCTTGGGATACCACCCGGCGGCAGCAGTTTACTGTCGATGATTCCCTGATACAAACGACTTCTTTTCGGAAGATTATGCGTATTTTCTTTCCGCGCCTCCACTTCGTATATCACATCATCTTCATCCATAGTATAGACATCTAACCGGATCTACCGATTATCCGTAGACGTTCTCTGTTCCTTCTCTGTCTGCGGTGGATGCTTCAGATTCGTCTTTTGACTTAATATGATGTCTAACATCGTCTTTACATTTTCGGGGTCATCCATTGCTTCATCGAATAGAAATTTGTCCAGCAAGTTTAATTCTTTTAATGATTTTCTTTTGTTCATAAACAGCTCTCCTTTCTTATACAGATATAACTCCTTTAAAAGAAAAACTGCTTATTTTTATGAATATCATAGCATACATTTTATATATATACCAGTATATATGAACAACTTTCTTTATCAGGCATGTATTTATCTGTTTTCTGTGGTTTTCATTTTTGATTAATGCCCGAATATCTGGGCTTGAAGTAAATGAATTGATAAATATAGATACGTTGCAGATGCTAGAATTTATCTGCGTGCCGCTAGAATAACATGCCTGATTTTTATTTTCAATGCAATTTCTAGAAATACTGATTTTTTGTGAACTTTCTACAACTCCTTCATCTTCCCAAGAATCTCCTGATAAAACGCTTCCTGATCCCCGCCATTTCTCATATCTTCCAGAATCATTCCATCTTTCAGAAGAATCAGCCTGCTGCAATAACTTGCCATCTTCGGATCATGTGTTACCATAACAATTGTCTTGCCAAGTTCCCGATTGATATGACTCAGTGTATGGATTACCACATCACCGGACTTAGAGTCGAGGTTTCCGGTCGGCTCATCCGCAAGTATCAGATCCGGATTGTTGATCAATGCTCTGGATATCGCCACTCGCTGCTTTTCACCTCCGGATAATTCATACGGCTTCTTGTTCATCAGATGTGTAATTCCGAACTGTTCTGCATATTTCTGCGATTCTTCCATACACTCTTTCGCACTCTTCTTATCCAGGATCTTCGGAAGCATGATATTTTCCCTGACGGACAGACTGTCCATCAAATAGAAGTCCTGGAACACGAATCCGATCTTTCTCCGTCGTATGTCCGCAAATTCATCCTTCCACAAATCTTCCGTATCATGTTCTTCAAAGAACAGCTTTCCTCCGGTCTGACGGTCTATCATACCCAATAGTTTCAAAAATGTCGTCTTTCCACATCCGGATCTTCCCATAATTCCGACAAACTCCTGTCTCTGGATAGAAAAATTTAATCCCTTCAGGACATGGATCTCTTTCTTCTTTTCACCATCTTCTCCATACTGCACATAATCACGGACCAGATTCTCTGCTCTTAATACGTCTGCCGTTTTTTTATTTTCATTCTTTTCTAATTTTTCATTCATTACAAATCTGCTCCCTTTTCAATCTTTTTCACAATCGTATCTTCCAGCCACTTCAGATTCAGCCACTGTAATATGAAATATATAATCCAAAGTACACCTGCATTTATCACATAATTCTTCACATCATTCAGATGATAATCCCTGAGTCCAAATACAATTCCAGAATACAGTACCGTAACTATAACGGCAATAACAGATGGGATCGTCACAAACCGGCTGATTTCCTTTTTCTCGATGCAGATCCGTTCCCTGCGATTCATTCCCAGACGGTTCATGAACTGATACCGTTTCCGCATATCCGGCAGTTCCATCTGAACCTTCATATGAAGTAGGAGCATACTGATCACAGATAAAATAATAAGCACAAATCCATTCATCACACATTCAAGGATTCGCTCCATCTGCCGCTTTTTCGCTGCTTCTGTCTTCGTATATGTACTTTTTACAAGCGAATCAAATGACTCATCATATGCATGTTGCTTTGCAAAATCTATTGTCAACTGATCTGCTTTTTTCTGGTATTTTTCCGGTACATTTGCAAGGACAAGTTTCGTCGGCCATTCATGGATATTTTCTTCCAATACCGCATCCGACGTTTTTATTTTTTCTCCCGTATTCATGTCTGTCGTTTTCCAATAGTCTTTTATTTTGTCAAAATATGCATCAGCAAATACAATAAGAT from Dorea longicatena harbors:
- a CDS encoding ABC transporter permease; the protein is MKETKKRRYIVSTIMYGMILIFIQLPWVVLKGKNYSIYAAYFRIKAKGIKALSEMAASVWDGNITIIRIQLILLIVFQIVIVLHIVTQWLHKEYYLNIAALVVLGVYIVVNESGFGMLADNSTKTILIPAIIMIFVMAEVLISKMLDVWKDAKESAEIFAEKEREEKEEERRRLYFPGNYTKLFYQMVWHNFKYDWKDYGLLLFCGVIVSAFSFAGLGIYQMMAKAHRAENFLLGEGLGRILLNAMLPMAVCAIFLMVFVLVFYMKKWTQNYSVFVTLGIRKKALYTIIGIEIAVAFLCSLIAGGLLGNMIMFLFRKVIFSMLAKGIVLSKVTWLTYVKGTLVVLAVYIIALMATRDIVSDFNLVRASIRNIAKEPMPQRRTKLFITAGIIICMIAIFEYRQLRNHESMYLLFAFFAGIFLLIRFVGAGYLRRAKKTPAYLPQMLNRNHLYYKSKTTARYVLALTILNVCAVFYFLFQVVSVTIAEKPESLYPYDFVCIADDGDDAIFDRIKNGYQAKIIEYPMVRVANADKTEQNEGVQQGKRPQGQQIGISESTYKQLKKYVDPSYKEEAMHLDRNGKKIYLVHQQDCSVKAQPVDWTFGKKKPFLHIGLPCEYYTLYSPSKAYPKRTIEGEEIGSLIGCFRQGKLENIVVFSDAYFKKAQGMWKYTNILTGDKIEEKALRIDGVTIKQGPTKLVLIQADPKYQKAIEKKMKKLEKNHTYEAQYDFEVHCWYSKKTAVNDLKTEYMMKLIINTFVLLTMTISGLFLMYIKSLSEMSDKKARADFLKCMGMRKKERVSLLKRELYYFYWLPELITIVVTSIFTAATFHARMYTHAVRIAWLKHAVWIWLMYLAVQWGFAWILGRFIIRKVEGKDE
- a CDS encoding sigma-70 domain-containing protein: MQAWEEKLLERQKEKRELLRKMNHKMSIEEIADVLDMDVSEVKHIIEEQYDTED
- a CDS encoding DUF11 domain-containing protein, which codes for MAQFTNQAQLRYGNSVTNSNIAVGEILEVLSISKTAVKNTYHPGGTVTYIISIINSGTAPITGLTLTDDLGAYAFSTTSLTPLTYLDNTVKYYTNGTLQAAPAVTAGPPLIFSGLTVPANGNLTLVYETAVNQYAPLTNESFITNTVTASGDGITSITAKETVNAEALPLLGITKSISPVPVTENGSLTYTFLIQNEGNVPANESTAVIVTDTFNPILSNLTVTFNGSTWTEGEDYTYDKTTGTFATGAGKVTVPAATFTVNETTGEWSSNPGFSTLTITGTV
- a CDS encoding ABC transporter ATP-binding protein; protein product: MNEKLEKNENKKTADVLRAENLVRDYVQYGEDGEKKKEIHVLKGLNFSIQRQEFVGIMGRSGCGKTTFLKLLGMIDRQTGGKLFFEEHDTEDLWKDEFADIRRRKIGFVFQDFYLMDSLSVRENIMLPKILDKKSAKECMEESQKYAEQFGITHLMNKKPYELSGGEKQRVAISRALINNPDLILADEPTGNLDSKSGDVVIHTLSHINRELGKTIVMVTHDPKMASYCSRLILLKDGMILEDMRNGGDQEAFYQEILGKMKEL
- a CDS encoding sensor histidine kinase — protein: MNGWTKKRKVDTFMGILLQVYCFFPWMRINRKWNTIHMYVIKTFQENDYIKMYNHTFLKQHMWKWKHSQVVAFIFLLMLIFLILLQSIELYELYQCIKNGNQSTNYHIFVWITYLAAFYIFMAIASTGFAEFYSMPMFCYMMLFLAVIGIWIFLDIQAEAWDVETEQHRAELEEQDKKMLQMKVKAMEEQYREMLKSRKIVHDMKNHLLALKKYTQEQDWKGLEEYLNELSRDMLDYNYQIWTGNHMLDMILNQKEKEAEKQKTQMQISTEVFTTLPFSDREIISLFGNLLDNALEACEQIKEGERWIHIKMKKKNQLLYIEIVNAAKNTGIQTDENFVSKKKDGVLHGYGMKNIRDIVEQYNGMFQCKSQEDRFEVVITIYG